A window of Gemmatimonadota bacterium contains these coding sequences:
- a CDS encoding P1 family peptidase, which yields MRGLWRAAIALVLVATAVQAQAAKPRARDLGITPLIGGNAGVLDAITDVAGVEVGHSTIIRGAAGPLVVGVGPVRTGVTIVHPRGRASNDPVFGAWFTLNGNGEMTGTTWLQEGGILEGPIGITNTSSVGVVRDGILQWQVGTPGLQPWGLPVAAETYDGSLNDINGFHVKPEHVREAITTARGGAVLEGAVGGGTGMICLGFKGGIGTASRKLPPEQGGYTVGVLVQCNFGNQRNLMIAGVPVGQEITDLASCTAGDLPRTADDEARGRRRCPPGSAGSPRDDSVEPTELGSIIAVVATDAPLLPHQLKRIATRVSLGIGRVGGFASNGSGDIFIAFSTANPNTAMATDSTRLTMLSNASISPLFTATVQATEEAIINALLAAETMEGVNHTRVYGLPGARVVEVLRRYRR from the coding sequence ATGCGCGGGCTGTGGAGGGCCGCCATCGCGCTGGTGCTCGTGGCGACCGCCGTGCAGGCTCAGGCGGCGAAGCCGCGGGCGCGTGATCTCGGGATCACGCCGCTCATCGGGGGGAATGCGGGGGTGCTCGACGCGATCACCGACGTCGCGGGGGTCGAGGTCGGGCACTCGACGATCATCCGCGGGGCGGCGGGACCGCTCGTCGTCGGTGTCGGGCCGGTGCGCACCGGGGTCACCATCGTGCATCCGCGCGGGCGGGCGTCCAACGATCCCGTCTTCGGGGCTTGGTTCACGCTCAACGGCAACGGCGAGATGACCGGCACCACCTGGCTCCAGGAGGGTGGTATCCTCGAAGGACCGATCGGCATCACCAACACCAGCAGCGTCGGCGTGGTGCGCGACGGGATCCTGCAGTGGCAGGTGGGCACGCCGGGCCTGCAGCCGTGGGGCCTCCCCGTCGCGGCCGAGACCTATGACGGCTCGCTCAACGACATCAACGGCTTCCACGTGAAGCCCGAGCATGTGCGCGAGGCGATCACCACCGCGCGCGGCGGGGCGGTGCTCGAGGGCGCGGTCGGCGGCGGGACCGGCATGATCTGCCTCGGCTTCAAGGGCGGCATCGGCACCGCGTCGCGGAAGCTGCCGCCCGAGCAGGGCGGCTACACTGTCGGCGTGCTCGTCCAGTGCAACTTCGGCAACCAGCGGAACCTCATGATCGCCGGTGTGCCGGTGGGCCAGGAGATCACCGACCTGGCGTCATGCACCGCCGGCGATCTCCCGCGCACGGCGGACGACGAAGCGCGTGGGCGCCGCCGCTGTCCGCCGGGTTCGGCGGGATCCCCGCGCGACGACTCCGTGGAACCGACCGAGCTCGGCTCGATCATCGCCGTGGTCGCGACCGACGCGCCGCTCCTCCCGCACCAGCTCAAGCGCATCGCCACGCGCGTCTCGCTCGGCATCGGCCGCGTGGGCGGATTCGCGTCGAACGGGTCGGGCGACATCTTCATCGCCTTCTCGACGGCCAATCCCAACACGGCGATGGCCACCGACAGCACGCGGCTCACCATGCTCTCCAACGCCAGCATCTCCCCGCTCTTCACCGCGACGGTGCAGGCCACCGAGGAAGCGATCATCAACGCGCTGCTCGCGGCAGAGACGATGGAAGGCGTGAATCACACCCGGGTGTATGGGCTGCCGGGAGCGAGAGTGGTCGAGGTGCTGCGCCGCTATCGGCGGTGA